ttctccgttaatatgactaaattctttcaattgtagctatggtcgccagagggcaaatccctacgacctaaagcctctccctgaaggtgttcctcgaccaatgtgcttttgtggtgatccttgcaaggtagacatctctgaagatgaggaaacatatagacagaggtactggatgtgtcccaattatgcatgggaacctacaaagcaacagcgccgtgcatcgtttgtgaggaatttttattgtgttaattaattttcttgtgatattaagtattgcttatttatttgttttgtaacaatttgtttttcttgcagaccgttccaccactgtgtgactttgagcagtggattgacactgagatcaaggagtcggacaagcagcgtctagaaggcctgaaggagtgggatgcggaggttaaggagaggtttgagcagagacgcagactggaggctatagaaaaggagcataaggaagaggaggaaaggagacgtgttgctgcgtacagggcggagagggagaagaagcttgagcgtgtgcgccgagcgaaggcagcgatggaggagaatcccgatgccgagaggaagggaaagtggcctcgttgcactcagtaggtatttggttcattcacgagcgatgtcgtgtagccctggactttttttactatgttgtaatgcactctgcttttatttcagatgaacttattccctggactttttttattatgttgtaatgcactatgattttatttcagatggtcttatgccctgtacttcgttaactatcctaagactgtagtggtactgtttgtatcactgaaaagactacttgtgttgttgcagtcactgaaagggctacatgtactgttgcagtcactgaaagggctacaagtctatttgaaaactcactgaaaagcctagattcgtttactgttgtatccgtatacgcaatgaattaatatcagagtgatgtactgcatttagatgaagtgacaaaacacaggtgtagccttttcagatgaaatgaccagtcatgattgtaggcttttcagatgaagcatctagcctttggAGATTCAATAAATAAGTACGCACACAtgttttttgtcaagtagcattcatgatgaacctgccttcatctctatatatagtgctccatgtcttgctccacatccacacaaattgttttctggtttagttttagcaaatgtcgagcggaggttcctcgagtggaaagggtttcgacggagggagaggaaagggggtgaggaagggacctccgattgtgtgggagggttctctgggtcctgattcttttgaagaaccaatagaggaatttcctttggagaggaagagtgactttacccgtgagagacctcttagatcatacgagaagcgcattgaagattggccaaaatgccgccacggtttggattgcgttgtgcagatatacaacgactgtgacggtggaggccgtcgtttcttcagatgcccgtgaggatttgtattgcctttgaactctctccttttttagatttgcatttggtttctactagtacttattggtagatgggttttcaggattcaagctgtccagataactatggcttcactagatgggtcgaccctcctcctatctatccccatcaacagtacatcacatatctacagggacgcatctttgacctagagtatggccctggaagtggtaacagggacaagtcggacgacgacaacagcaatgatgcagaggaggcactatgcaataatccgtactgcgagtgcccgtaccataagaaggacggacctccttctccaccgccaccgccaccaccaccgcctctgtcaactggaggatactatggggaaggcgcaactcagttcaatatgtgggagcattattaggaccaacatTTGTTAGTCAATCTGAATGTGGAATGCtggtatgagttgttcttttcaatctcgtaaggcatgctaggtttagtttgcaacatgcccttgttagtttttatgtgagtgtgtaccctttgcaatgtctgtatcacttgtttctttcaatcccctaaggcatgctaggtttagtttgcgacatgccatttgTTACTTTTGATGTGACTGTAATCGTTGTGCCtccgctatttcataaattgcagtttacctacctctaagtttcatgtactatggttgattcccaaactgaaaaaaagatttgagtctctctacaaataggggattgaaatcgaaccaacaatcagtttttcctgcaggaacaaacatacaaacataaatataacttgtctactcttattagtataactcgtgttagtcgaagaggttgagaaagatttttcatttgaatcatgcaaataggatcgcaacatataccaaatggtttgggttttgttgggctgaggctcggcgttgagtcggcccacgccgaccctagggtttggctcgacCGTGTGTGAGTTGtgctgaggctcggcgttgagtcgtcccacgccgaccctagggtttggctcagCCGTTTGTGAGTTgggctgaggctcagcgtcgagtcggcccacgccaaccctagggtttggcaacGGCCGTGGCCCGGTTTGGGCCAAACCTCGGCGCTTAGTCGTAACACGCTGAGGTTCAAGGCTCGGCGTCAATTTACCCcacgccgagcttgggcacctcggcgcttcgatGCAAGGGTTTCCAGTATGTACCAGGAGTCGGCGTGAAACGACTAAACGCCGAGGttgggcacctcggcgcttcggTGAATTGTTTTCCAGTATGTACCAGGGGTCGGCGTCAAATGACTAAACGCCGAGCCCCTGGGTTCACCAAAATATACCTCTTCTTTGATTTGCTTCACTATTTCCCACTACTCTAATCAGCCGACGATGACCTTGTGCCAACAACGGACCTGAGCTCGCTAGCTCCCCGACTCTCCTAAGCCGCTTCGTCCCCTTTGCGTGCTTGCCATGTCACCATGGATCCAACAGAGGTTGATCGTAACATGgaggatggggatgatgacaccccttcttccttgtgagttgcgatggaggcccttaatagctggaaacatgaaacatggcgatgttccacacattcacataacacatgaccacaccgacagacacattcattcaacatccgtacatacataaggtccaacacattaagcatccaacatagtccaacacattcaacatccaacatagtccatacatatgcttcattAATCAAAaaacatagtccaaacatagtacaaggtccaatgcatacatagtccatgcacaaaataaagcatatgaagtctttggatcttttatcGCTCCTTGTACCTTAACGTGGACGGCGAGCGTAACGCTTTCCCCTCCCAAACGGATAGGTACCTGGAGTGTACCTATCC
The sequence above is drawn from the Miscanthus floridulus cultivar M001 chromosome 15, ASM1932011v1, whole genome shotgun sequence genome and encodes:
- the LOC136509657 gene encoding uncharacterized protein, whose product is MPRRGKARIPSYGRQRANPYDLKPLPEGVPRPMCFCGDPCKVDISEDEETYRQRYWMCPNYAWEPTKQQRRASFTVPPLCDFEQWIDTEIKESDKQRLEGLKEWDAEVKERFEQRRRLEAIEKEHKEEEERRRVAAYRAEREKKLERVRRAKAAMEENPDAERKGKWPRCTQ